Proteins from a genomic interval of Lelliottia amnigena:
- the metA gene encoding homoserine O-succinyltransferase, whose amino-acid sequence MPIRVQDELPAVNFLREENVFVMKASRATGQEIRPLKVLILNLMPKKIETENQFLRLLSNSPLQVDVQLLRIDARESRNTPSEHLNNFYCDFEDIRNDNFDGLIVTGAPLGLVEFNDVAYWPQIKQVLEWAKDHVTSTLFVCWAVQAALNILYGIPKQTRSDKLSGVYEHHILHPHALLTRGFDDFFLAPHSRYADFPAALIRDYTDLEILAETEDGDAYLFASRDKRIAFVTGHPEYDAHTLASEFFRDVEAGLSPEVPYNYFPKNDPQNTPRASWRSHGNLLFTNWLNYYVYQITPYDLRHMNPTLE is encoded by the coding sequence ATGCCGATTCGGGTGCAGGACGAGCTACCAGCCGTCAATTTTTTGCGAGAAGAAAACGTCTTTGTAATGAAGGCCTCGCGTGCGACAGGTCAGGAAATTCGTCCGCTGAAGGTCCTTATCCTCAATCTGATGCCCAAAAAAATCGAAACGGAAAACCAGTTCCTTCGCCTTCTTTCGAACTCACCGCTGCAGGTCGATGTTCAGCTTTTACGTATTGATGCACGCGAGTCACGCAACACCCCTTCTGAGCACCTCAACAACTTTTACTGTGATTTTGAAGATATCCGTAATGATAATTTCGATGGATTAATTGTGACCGGGGCACCGCTTGGTCTGGTCGAATTTAACGATGTCGCCTATTGGCCGCAGATCAAACAGGTGCTGGAGTGGGCGAAAGATCATGTGACTTCAACGCTATTTGTTTGTTGGGCCGTCCAGGCTGCACTGAATATTCTTTATGGCATCCCTAAACAGACGCGTTCAGACAAGCTGTCTGGCGTCTACGAACACCATATTCTGCATCCCCACGCGTTGTTGACGCGCGGTTTTGATGACTTTTTCCTGGCACCTCACTCGCGCTATGCTGATTTCCCGGCCGCGCTCATTCGCGATTACACCGATCTGGAAATCCTCGCCGAGACGGAAGATGGCGATGCTTATCTCTTTGCCAGCAGGGACAAGCGTATTGCCTTTGTCACGGGGCATCCTGAATACGATGCACATACGCTGGCAAGCGAGTTTTTCCGCGATGTTGAAGCAGGCCTGAGCCCGGAAGTGCCGTACAATTATTTCCCTAAAAACGATCCGCAAAACACGCCCAGAGCATCCTGGCGCAGCCACGGTAATTTGCTGTTTACCAACTGGCTCAATTATTACGTCTACCAGATCACGCCATACGATCTGCGACATATGAATCCAACGCTAGAATAA
- the metH gene encoding methionine synthase gives MSSKIDQLRAQLNERILVLDGGMGTMIQSYRLSEDDFRGERFADWPCDLKGNNDLLVLSKSDVIAAIHHAYFEAGADIVETNTFNSTTIAMADYQMESLSAEINFTAAKLARACADEWTARTPEKPRYVAGVLGPTNRTASISPDVNDPAFRNVTFDQLVAAYRESTKALVEGGSDLIMIETVFDTLNAKAAIFAVKEEMEALGVDLPIMVSGTITDASGRTLSGQTTEAFYNSLRHADALTFGLNCALGPDELRQYVQELSRIADCYVTAHPNAGLPNAFGEYDLDAVTMAAQIREWAESGFLNIVGGCCGTTPEHIAAMSHAVAGLPPRTLPDLPVACRLAGLEPLTISKESLFVNVGERTNVTGSAKFKRLIKEEKYNEALDVARQQVESGAQIIDINMDEGMLDAEAAMVRFLNLIAGEPDIARVPIMIDSSKWDVIEKGLKCIQGKGIVNSISMKEGIEPFIHHAKLVRRYGAAVVVMAFDEVGQADTRERKIEICRRAYKILTEEVGFPPEDIIFDPNIFAVATGIEEHNNYAQDFIGACEDIKRELPHALISGGVSNVSFSFRGNDPVREAIHAVFLYYAIRNGMDMGIVNAGQLAIYDDLPAELREGVEDVILNRRDDATERMLDLAEKYRGSKADESANIQQAEWRAWDVKKRLEYSLVKGITEFIELDTEEARQLAARPIEVIEGPLMDGMNVVGDLFSEGKMFLPQVVKSARVMKQAVAYLEPYIEASKEKSSSNGKMVIATVKGDVHDIGKNIVGVVLQCNNYEIIDLGVMVPADKILKTAREVNADLIGLSGLITPSLDEMVNVAKEMERQGFTIPLLIGGATTSKAHTAVKIEQNYSGPTVYVQNASRTVGVVSALLSDTQRDDFVARTRKEYDTVRIQHARKKPRTPPVTLAAARENDLAFDWSSYTPPVAHRLGVQDVTASIETLRNYIDWTPFFMTWSLAGKYPRILEDDVVGEEAKRLFNDANDMLDQLSAEKTLNPRGVVGLFPANRVGDDIEIYRDETRTSVLAVSRHLRQQTEKVGFANYCLADFVAPKLSGKADYIGAFAVTGGLEEDALAEAFEAQHDDYNKIMVKAISDRLAEAFAEYLHERVRKVHWGYAPNENLSNEELIRENYQGIRPAPGYPACPEHTEKGTIWQLLDVETHTGMKLTESFAMWPGASVSGWYFSHPDSKYYAVAQIQRDQVEDYAMRKGMSVSEVERWLAPNLGYDAD, from the coding sequence GTGAGCAGCAAAATAGACCAACTGCGTGCGCAGTTAAACGAACGAATTCTGGTGCTGGACGGCGGCATGGGCACCATGATCCAGAGCTACCGTCTGAGCGAAGACGATTTCCGCGGCGAACGTTTCGCCGACTGGCCCTGCGACCTGAAAGGCAACAATGACCTGCTGGTGCTCAGTAAATCCGATGTCATTGCGGCGATTCATCACGCCTATTTTGAGGCGGGTGCGGACATTGTCGAAACCAACACGTTCAACTCGACAACGATCGCCATGGCCGATTACCAGATGGAATCCCTGTCGGCGGAAATCAACTTCACCGCAGCAAAGCTTGCTCGCGCCTGCGCTGATGAATGGACCGCGCGCACGCCGGAAAAGCCACGCTATGTGGCCGGTGTTCTGGGGCCGACCAACCGTACCGCATCAATTTCACCAGACGTTAACGATCCCGCTTTCCGTAACGTCACTTTCGATCAGCTGGTGGCCGCGTATCGTGAATCCACCAAAGCGCTGGTGGAAGGCGGTTCCGATCTGATCATGATCGAAACGGTCTTCGATACGCTCAATGCCAAAGCCGCCATCTTCGCCGTAAAAGAAGAGATGGAAGCGCTGGGCGTTGACTTACCGATCATGGTGTCTGGCACCATTACCGATGCCTCCGGACGTACCCTCTCCGGGCAGACAACCGAAGCGTTTTATAACTCTCTGCGCCACGCGGACGCGCTGACCTTCGGTCTGAACTGTGCGCTGGGGCCTGACGAACTGCGTCAGTACGTCCAGGAACTTTCACGTATCGCCGATTGCTATGTCACCGCGCACCCGAATGCGGGCCTGCCAAACGCTTTTGGGGAATACGATCTCGACGCGGTGACCATGGCAGCACAAATTCGCGAGTGGGCGGAGTCTGGCTTCCTGAATATTGTGGGTGGCTGCTGCGGCACAACGCCAGAACATATCGCCGCGATGAGTCACGCCGTGGCGGGCTTGCCGCCGCGCACGCTGCCGGACCTGCCGGTGGCCTGTCGTCTGGCGGGTCTTGAACCGCTGACCATCAGCAAAGAGAGCCTGTTTGTGAACGTCGGTGAACGTACTAACGTCACCGGCTCTGCCAAATTCAAACGGTTAATCAAAGAAGAGAAATACAACGAAGCGCTGGATGTTGCGCGTCAGCAGGTCGAAAGCGGCGCGCAGATCATCGACATCAACATGGATGAAGGGATGCTCGACGCCGAAGCGGCGATGGTGCGTTTCCTGAATTTGATTGCCGGTGAGCCAGACATCGCCCGCGTGCCGATCATGATCGACTCCTCGAAATGGGATGTCATCGAAAAAGGGCTGAAGTGCATTCAGGGTAAAGGCATTGTTAACTCCATCTCGATGAAAGAGGGGATTGAGCCGTTTATCCACCACGCCAAACTTGTGCGCCGTTATGGCGCGGCCGTCGTGGTGATGGCCTTTGACGAGGTCGGTCAGGCGGATACCCGCGAGCGCAAAATTGAGATTTGCCGACGCGCCTACAAGATTTTGACCGAAGAGGTCGGCTTCCCGCCGGAAGACATTATTTTCGATCCGAATATTTTCGCCGTCGCGACCGGCATCGAAGAGCACAACAACTATGCGCAGGATTTTATTGGCGCGTGTGAAGACATCAAACGCGAGCTGCCGCATGCGCTGATCTCCGGCGGCGTTTCCAACGTGTCGTTCTCATTCCGTGGTAATGATCCGGTGCGTGAAGCGATCCACGCCGTGTTCCTCTACTACGCGATTCGCAACGGGATGGACATGGGTATCGTCAACGCCGGACAGCTGGCGATTTACGATGACTTGCCTGCCGAGCTGCGCGAGGGGGTTGAAGATGTGATTTTAAACCGTCGCGATGATGCTACTGAACGCATGCTGGATCTGGCAGAGAAATATCGCGGCAGCAAAGCGGATGAAAGCGCGAATATTCAGCAGGCGGAATGGCGCGCGTGGGATGTGAAAAAGCGTCTGGAATATTCGCTGGTGAAAGGGATCACGGAGTTTATCGAGCTGGATACCGAAGAAGCGCGCCAGCTGGCTGCACGTCCTATTGAAGTGATTGAAGGGCCGCTGATGGATGGCATGAACGTGGTGGGCGATCTGTTCAGCGAGGGGAAAATGTTCCTGCCGCAGGTGGTGAAATCCGCGCGTGTCATGAAGCAAGCCGTGGCCTATCTAGAGCCTTATATTGAGGCCAGCAAAGAAAAAAGTTCCAGTAACGGCAAGATGGTGATCGCCACCGTGAAGGGCGATGTGCATGACATCGGCAAAAATATCGTCGGCGTGGTCCTGCAGTGTAATAACTACGAAATCATCGATTTAGGCGTGATGGTTCCGGCGGATAAAATTCTCAAAACCGCGCGTGAAGTGAATGCCGATCTGATTGGCCTGTCCGGGTTAATCACCCCGTCGCTCGACGAGATGGTTAACGTGGCAAAAGAGATGGAACGGCAGGGCTTTACCATTCCGCTGCTGATTGGCGGGGCGACCACCTCAAAAGCGCACACGGCGGTCAAAATCGAGCAGAATTACAGTGGGCCAACGGTGTACGTGCAGAACGCCTCGCGCACCGTTGGCGTGGTTTCTGCGCTGCTGTCCGACACGCAACGCGATGATTTTGTAGCGCGAACGCGCAAAGAGTACGACACCGTGCGTATCCAGCATGCGCGTAAAAAGCCGCGCACGCCGCCGGTGACGCTGGCCGCCGCACGCGAAAACGATCTGGCTTTTGACTGGTCAAGCTATACGCCGCCCGTGGCGCACCGTCTGGGCGTGCAGGACGTTACTGCCAGCATCGAAACGCTGCGTAACTACATCGACTGGACGCCGTTCTTCATGACCTGGTCGCTGGCGGGGAAATACCCGCGCATCCTCGAGGACGACGTGGTGGGTGAAGAAGCCAAGCGCTTGTTCAACGATGCCAACGATATGCTTGACCAGCTAAGTGCAGAAAAAACGCTAAATCCGCGCGGTGTGGTTGGCTTGTTCCCGGCTAACCGCGTGGGCGATGACATCGAAATTTATCGCGATGAAACCCGCACCAGCGTGCTGGCGGTCAGCCGTCATCTGCGCCAGCAAACCGAAAAAGTCGGCTTTGCGAACTACTGCCTGGCCGATTTTGTCGCGCCTAAACTCAGCGGCAAAGCGGACTACATTGGCGCATTCGCTGTCACCGGGGGCCTTGAAGAAGACGCTCTCGCGGAGGCGTTTGAAGCGCAGCACGACGATTACAACAAAATCATGGTTAAAGCGATTTCGGACCGTCTGGCCGAGGCCTTCGCGGAATATCTGCATGAGCGCGTGCGCAAAGTGCATTGGGGTTATGCTCCGAATGAAAACCTCAGCAATGAGGAACTTATCCGCGAGAATTACCAGGGTATTCGCCCGGCACCAGGCTATCCGGCGTGCCCTGAGCACACCGAAAAAGGAACGATCTGGCAACTTCTGGATGTCGAAACCCATACCGGCATGAAGCTGACGGAATCCTTCGCCATGTGGCCAGGCGCGTCTGTTTCGGGCTGGTATTTCAGCCATCCTGACAGCAAATACTACGCGGTCGCGCAAATTCAACGCGACCAGGTGGAAGACTACGCCATGCGTAAAGGGATGAGCGTGTCGGAAGTGGAGCGCTGGTTGGCGCCTAACCTGGGTTACGATGCGGATTGA
- the aceA gene encoding Isocitrate lyase, giving the protein MKTRTQQIEELQKEWTQPRWEGIQRPYSAEDVVKLRGSVNPECTLAQLGAAKMWRLLHGESKKGYINSLGALTGGQALQQAKAGIEAVYLSGWQVAADANLASSMYPDQSLYPANSVPSVVDRINNTFRRADQIQWSSGIEPNDPRYVDYFLPIVADAEAGFGGVLNAFELMKSMIEAGAAAVHFEDQLASVKKCGHMGGKVLVPTQEAIQKLVAARLAADVLGVPTLVIARTDADAADLITSDCDAYDSEFITGERTSEGFYRTHAGIEQAISRGLAYAPYADLVWCETSTPDLALAKRFADAIHAKYPGKLLAYNCSPSFNWQKNLDDSTIASFQQQLSEMGYKYQFITLAGIHSMWFNMFDLAHAYAQGEGMRHYVEKVQQPEFASSQKGYTFASHQQEVGTGYFDKVTTIIQGGASSVTALTGSTEESQF; this is encoded by the coding sequence ATGAAAACGCGCACCCAACAAATCGAAGAATTACAAAAAGAGTGGACACAGCCGCGCTGGGAAGGCATTCAACGCCCGTATAGCGCAGAGGACGTGGTGAAATTACGCGGCTCGGTCAATCCTGAATGTACGCTTGCGCAGCTTGGTGCGGCCAAAATGTGGCGTCTGCTGCACGGTGAATCGAAAAAAGGGTACATCAATAGTCTCGGGGCGCTGACGGGCGGCCAGGCGTTACAGCAGGCGAAAGCGGGAATCGAAGCGGTCTATCTTTCCGGCTGGCAGGTGGCGGCCGATGCTAACCTGGCATCCAGCATGTATCCGGATCAGTCACTCTATCCGGCTAACTCTGTGCCATCGGTTGTCGATCGGATCAACAACACATTTCGTCGTGCCGATCAGATCCAATGGTCTTCGGGGATTGAGCCAAACGATCCGCGTTATGTCGATTATTTCCTGCCGATCGTTGCCGATGCAGAAGCCGGTTTTGGCGGCGTACTGAACGCGTTTGAGCTGATGAAATCCATGATTGAAGCCGGTGCAGCGGCCGTTCATTTTGAAGATCAGCTGGCGTCCGTGAAGAAGTGTGGGCATATGGGTGGCAAAGTATTGGTGCCAACTCAGGAAGCCATTCAGAAACTGGTCGCCGCGCGTCTGGCAGCAGATGTACTGGGTGTCCCGACGCTGGTTATCGCCCGTACCGATGCCGACGCCGCTGACCTGATCACTTCCGACTGTGATGCTTACGACAGCGAATTTATTACCGGTGAGCGTACCAGCGAAGGCTTCTATCGTACTCATGCGGGTATCGAACAGGCGATCAGCCGTGGTCTGGCTTATGCCCCGTATGCGGACCTGGTGTGGTGTGAAACCTCCACGCCGGATCTGGCGCTGGCGAAACGCTTTGCCGATGCCATTCACGCAAAATACCCCGGCAAACTGCTGGCCTATAACTGCTCGCCCTCGTTTAACTGGCAGAAGAATCTGGATGACAGCACCATCGCCAGCTTCCAGCAGCAGTTGTCCGAGATGGGCTACAAATATCAATTTATTACGCTCGCGGGCATTCACAGCATGTGGTTTAACATGTTCGACCTGGCGCATGCCTACGCGCAGGGTGAAGGGATGCGCCACTATGTCGAAAAAGTGCAGCAGCCGGAATTTGCTTCGAGTCAAAAAGGTTACACCTTCGCCTCTCATCAGCAGGAAGTGGGCACGGGCTACTTCGACAAAGTCACCACTATTATTCAGGGCGGCGCCTCATCCGTCACCGCCTTGACCGGCTCGACCGAAGAATCACAGTTCTAA
- the aceK gene encoding bifunctional isocitrate dehydrogenase kinase/phosphatase, with protein MSRGLELLIAQTILQGFDAQYGRFLEVTSGAQQRFEHADWHAVQQAMKQRIHLYDHHVGLVVEQLRCITEGKSTDADFLLRVKEHYTHLLPDYPRFEIAESFFNSVYCRLFDHRSLSPERLFIFSSQPERRFRAIPRPLAKDFFPEPGWENALNNVLSDLPLRLPWQNKARDVGYIAAHLIDTLGEETLRHSHLQVANELFFRNKAAWLVGKLITPEATIPFLLPIHRSDDGELFVDTCLTTSAEASIVFGFARSYFMVYAPLPAALVEWLREILPVKTTAELYMAIGCQKHAKTESYREYLHYITSTDEQFIEAPGIRGMVMLVFTLPGFDRVFKVIKDQFAPQKEMTAAHVRACYQLVKEHDRVGRMADTQEFENFVLDKRQIDPTLMALLLQEAPGKITDLGDKIAISHLYIERRMVPLNIWLEQVEGAQLRDAIEEYGNAIRQLAAANIFPGDMLFKNFGVTRHGRVVFYDYDEICYMTEVNFRTIPAARYPEDELASEPWYSVSPGDVFPEEFRHWLCADPRIGPLFEEMHDDLFHADYWRGLQTRIKQGHVEDVYAYRKRQRFCQRE; from the coding sequence ATGTCGCGAGGTCTGGAGTTACTGATTGCACAAACCATTCTGCAGGGCTTTGATGCGCAGTATGGTCGTTTTCTGGAGGTCACGTCAGGCGCACAGCAGCGCTTTGAGCACGCCGACTGGCACGCCGTTCAGCAAGCCATGAAGCAGCGTATTCACCTTTACGATCACCATGTTGGTCTCGTCGTGGAGCAGTTACGTTGCATCACCGAGGGTAAAAGCACCGATGCGGATTTTCTGCTGCGTGTGAAAGAGCATTACACCCATTTATTACCGGATTACCCGCGCTTCGAGATTGCGGAGAGCTTTTTCAACTCCGTCTATTGTCGGTTATTTGACCACCGCTCGTTATCTCCTGAGCGGTTATTTATTTTCAGTTCTCAGCCGGAGCGCCGCTTTCGGGCGATTCCCCGTCCACTGGCGAAAGATTTTTTTCCCGAACCGGGTTGGGAAAATGCCCTCAACAACGTGTTGTCAGATTTACCCCTGCGACTGCCCTGGCAGAATAAAGCACGTGATGTCGGCTACATCGCTGCACATCTGATCGACACCTTGGGTGAAGAGACGTTGCGCCACAGCCACTTACAGGTCGCAAACGAACTGTTTTTCCGTAACAAAGCGGCATGGCTGGTTGGCAAACTCATCACACCGGAAGCCACGATCCCTTTTTTACTGCCCATCCATCGCTCTGATGACGGCGAACTGTTTGTTGATACCTGCCTGACGACCAGCGCGGAGGCCAGTATTGTCTTCGGTTTCGCCCGCTCGTATTTCATGGTCTATGCCCCGCTTCCCGCCGCCCTGGTCGAATGGCTACGCGAGATATTACCTGTCAAAACCACCGCCGAACTCTACATGGCGATTGGTTGCCAGAAGCACGCTAAGACCGAAAGCTATCGCGAATATTTGCACTACATCACCAGCACCGATGAGCAGTTTATTGAAGCGCCGGGTATCCGCGGCATGGTGATGCTGGTGTTCACGCTGCCCGGTTTTGACCGCGTGTTTAAAGTCATTAAAGATCAGTTTGCCCCACAAAAAGAGATGACGGCGGCGCACGTTCGCGCCTGTTATCAGCTGGTGAAAGAGCACGATCGCGTCGGGCGCATGGCGGACACGCAAGAGTTTGAAAACTTTGTGCTGGATAAGCGCCAGATCGATCCCACGCTGATGGCGTTACTCCTTCAGGAAGCGCCGGGTAAAATCACCGATTTGGGCGATAAAATTGCTATCAGCCATCTTTATATTGAACGTCGCATGGTGCCGCTAAATATCTGGCTAGAGCAGGTTGAAGGCGCGCAATTGCGCGATGCAATTGAAGAGTACGGCAACGCGATCCGCCAGCTTGCCGCTGCCAATATTTTCCCCGGCGACATGCTGTTTAAAAACTTTGGCGTGACCCGTCACGGACGCGTGGTGTTCTACGATTACGACGAAATTTGCTACATGACTGAAGTAAATTTCCGCACCATTCCAGCAGCGAGATATCCAGAGGATGAACTCGCCAGCGAGCCGTGGTACAGCGTCTCGCCGGGCGATGTCTTCCCGGAGGAGTTTCGCCACTGGCTCTGCGCCGACCCGCGCATCGGGCCGCTCTTTGAAGAGATGCACGACGATCTGTTCCACGCCGATTACTGGCGCGGTCTGCAAACGCGAATCAAACAGGGGCATGTCGAAGATGTGTACGCGTACCGCAAACGGCAGCGCTTTTGCCAGCGAGAATAA
- the iclR gene encoding acetate operon repressor, whose protein sequence is MVATVPAKRGRKPAATTAAQPAGQVQSLTRGLKLLEWIAESHSSVALTELAQQAGLPNSTTHRLLTTMQQLGFVRQVGELGHWSVGAHAFIVGSSFLQSRNLLAIVHPILRKLMEDSGETVNLAVLDQSDHQAIIIDQVQCTQLMRMSAPIGGKLPMHASGAGKAFLSQLSEEQVTGLLHRKGLHAYTHATLVSPVHLKEDLAQTRKRGYSFDDEEHALGLRCIAACIFDEHREPFAAISISGPISRVTDDSVTELGALVIKAAKEVTLAYGGIR, encoded by the coding sequence ATGGTTGCCACCGTTCCCGCTAAACGCGGCAGAAAACCTGCTGCCACTACTGCCGCTCAGCCTGCGGGTCAGGTCCAGTCGTTGACGCGTGGATTAAAGCTGCTGGAATGGATAGCCGAATCGCACAGCAGCGTAGCGTTAACAGAGCTGGCGCAGCAGGCGGGCTTACCGAACTCCACAACGCATCGTCTGCTGACCACCATGCAGCAGCTGGGTTTTGTCCGTCAGGTTGGCGAGCTTGGGCACTGGTCGGTAGGCGCGCATGCGTTTATCGTCGGCAGCAGCTTCCTGCAGAGCCGTAATTTGCTGGCGATTGTGCATCCGATTCTGCGCAAGCTGATGGAAGACTCCGGCGAAACGGTCAATCTGGCCGTCCTGGACCAGAGCGATCATCAGGCGATTATTATCGACCAGGTACAATGTACGCAGTTGATGCGTATGTCTGCGCCGATTGGCGGCAAGCTGCCCATGCACGCTTCTGGCGCGGGGAAAGCGTTCCTGTCGCAGCTCAGTGAGGAGCAAGTCACTGGCCTGCTGCATCGAAAAGGGCTGCATGCCTATACGCATGCCACCCTGGTTTCACCGGTACATCTGAAAGAAGATTTAGCCCAGACCCGCAAACGCGGCTACTCGTTTGACGATGAAGAGCACGCGCTTGGCCTGCGCTGCATTGCGGCATGTATTTTTGATGAGCATCGCGAGCCGTTTGCCGCGATCTCCATTTCCGGACCGATTTCACGCGTGACTGACGATAGCGTAACGGAGTTGGGTGCGCTGGTGATCAAAGCGGCCAAAGAAGTGACGCTGGCCTATGGCGGGATTCGTTAA
- the aceB gene encoding malate synthase has protein sequence MTQQATTADELAFNQPHGEQEKQILTPEAVEFLAELVTRFAPKRQTLLAARIQQQQDIDNGKLPDFISETASIRDSAWKIRGIPQDLQDRRVEITGPVERKMVINAMNANVKVFMADFEDSLAPDWRKVIEGQINLRDAVNGTISYTNETGKIYQLKPDPAVLICRVRGLHLPEKHVTWRDEPIPGSLFDFALYFFHNYQNLLAKGSGPYFYLPKTQSWKEAAWWSEVFSYAEDRFNLPRGTIKATLLIETLPAVFQMDEILHALRDHITGLNCGRWDYIFSYIKTLKNHPDRVLPDRQAVTMDKPFLNAYSRLLIKTCHKRGAFAMGGMAAFIPSKDAERNNQVLSKVKADKELEAHNGHDGTWIAHPGLADTAMDVFNRTLGDNKNQLFVSREDDAPVTAEELLAPCEGERTEAGMRANIRVAVQYIEAWISGNGCVPIYGLMEDAATAEISRTSIWQWIHHQKTLSNGKPVTKSLFRQMLAEELMTIQDELGEHRFSSGRFDDAARLMEHITTSDELIDFLTLPGYRLLA, from the coding sequence ATGACTCAACAGGCAACGACAGCAGACGAACTGGCCTTTAATCAGCCACACGGGGAGCAGGAAAAGCAGATTTTGACGCCAGAGGCTGTCGAATTTCTCGCTGAGCTGGTCACGCGCTTCGCGCCAAAGCGCCAAACGCTGCTGGCGGCGCGCATTCAGCAACAGCAGGATATAGATAACGGCAAACTGCCTGACTTTATTTCGGAAACTGCTTCCATTCGTGATTCGGCCTGGAAGATTCGCGGTATTCCTCAGGATTTGCAGGATCGTCGCGTTGAAATCACCGGCCCGGTTGAGCGCAAAATGGTCATTAACGCCATGAATGCCAACGTTAAAGTGTTTATGGCGGATTTCGAAGATTCGCTCGCACCGGACTGGCGCAAAGTGATTGAAGGGCAAATCAACTTGCGCGATGCGGTTAATGGGACGATCAGCTATACCAACGAAACCGGGAAAATCTACCAGCTCAAACCGGATCCTGCGGTCTTAATCTGCCGCGTACGAGGTCTACATCTGCCAGAAAAACACGTCACCTGGCGTGATGAACCGATTCCCGGCAGCCTGTTTGATTTTGCGTTGTACTTCTTCCACAACTATCAAAATTTGCTGGCAAAAGGCAGCGGTCCCTATTTTTATCTGCCAAAAACCCAGTCCTGGAAAGAAGCGGCCTGGTGGAGTGAAGTGTTTAGCTATGCGGAGGATCGCTTTAATTTACCGCGCGGGACCATCAAAGCCACACTGTTGATTGAAACATTGCCTGCGGTATTCCAGATGGATGAAATCCTGCACGCGTTGCGTGACCACATCACAGGACTGAACTGTGGGCGCTGGGACTACATTTTCAGCTACATCAAAACCCTGAAAAATCATCCTGACCGCGTTTTACCCGACCGTCAGGCGGTCACGATGGATAAACCTTTCCTGAACGCTTACTCGCGTTTACTGATAAAAACCTGCCACAAGCGCGGCGCATTCGCGATGGGCGGAATGGCTGCGTTTATTCCGAGCAAAGATGCCGAGCGCAACAATCAGGTGCTGAGCAAAGTAAAAGCGGATAAAGAGCTGGAAGCCCACAACGGTCACGACGGTACGTGGATTGCGCATCCAGGCCTTGCTGACACGGCAATGGACGTTTTTAACCGGACATTAGGCGATAACAAGAACCAGCTTTTCGTTAGTCGTGAAGACGATGCGCCTGTCACCGCAGAGGAACTCCTGGCACCCTGCGAAGGCGAACGAACTGAAGCCGGTATGCGCGCCAATATTCGCGTTGCCGTGCAGTACATCGAAGCGTGGATTTCAGGTAACGGCTGCGTACCGATTTACGGTCTGATGGAAGATGCCGCGACGGCTGAGATTTCGCGTACCTCCATCTGGCAGTGGATCCATCACCAGAAGACCCTCAGCAACGGCAAACCGGTGACGAAATCGCTGTTCCGCCAGATGCTGGCCGAAGAGCTGATGACCATCCAGGACGAGCTGGGCGAGCACCGCTTTAGCAGCGGTCGTTTCGACGACGCCGCGCGTCTGATGGAACATATCACGACGTCGGATGAATTAATCGACTTCCTCACCCTGCCAGGTTACCGCCTGCTTGCATAA